A window of Rhizobium tumorigenes contains these coding sequences:
- a CDS encoding transporter substrate-binding domain-containing protein — MKINALLLSGAVALATLAGPAAEAKDWKTVTITLEGAYAPWNMTNADGTLGGFEPELAKVLCEKAKVECKLVASDWDGMIPALNAGKFDIIMDALSITDERKQVIDFTVPYAATPAAFAVAKDSPLANAAGTGKTITMAPGQTGVAEIEALKKAFKGKTIGIQAATVYAKFVYDNFADIATIREYKTGADRDLDLQNGRIDLGFDDAVYFETAFEAANGALGFSGPQIAGPIWGIGEGLGVRKSDTDLRDMFSAAIKSALADGTVKTLSMKWFKTDVSPK, encoded by the coding sequence ATGAAAATCAATGCATTGCTACTATCGGGCGCCGTGGCGCTGGCCACCCTTGCCGGACCTGCCGCCGAAGCCAAGGACTGGAAAACCGTCACCATCACGCTCGAAGGCGCCTATGCGCCCTGGAACATGACCAATGCCGATGGCACGCTGGGCGGCTTCGAGCCGGAGCTGGCCAAGGTGCTCTGCGAGAAGGCCAAGGTCGAGTGCAAGCTCGTGGCCTCCGATTGGGACGGCATGATCCCGGCGCTCAACGCCGGCAAGTTCGACATCATCATGGATGCCCTGTCGATCACCGACGAGCGCAAGCAGGTCATCGACTTCACCGTTCCATATGCTGCGACGCCAGCAGCCTTTGCCGTCGCCAAGGACAGCCCGCTGGCGAATGCTGCCGGCACCGGCAAGACCATCACCATGGCACCCGGCCAGACGGGCGTGGCGGAGATCGAAGCGCTGAAGAAAGCCTTCAAAGGCAAGACAATCGGTATCCAGGCCGCCACAGTCTACGCCAAGTTCGTCTATGACAACTTTGCAGACATCGCCACGATCCGCGAATACAAGACCGGCGCCGATCGCGACCTCGACCTGCAGAACGGCCGTATAGATCTCGGCTTTGACGACGCCGTCTATTTCGAAACCGCCTTCGAAGCAGCCAATGGCGCGCTCGGCTTCTCCGGCCCGCAGATTGCCGGACCCATCTGGGGTATCGGCGAAGGCCTCGGCGTTCGCAAGTCCGATACAGACCTGCGCGACATGTTCAGCGCGGCCATCAAGTCGGCACTCGCCGATGGCACCGTCAAGACCCTGTCGATGAAGTGGTTCAAGACCGACGTCAGCCCGAAATAA